One region of Alosa sapidissima isolate fAloSap1 chromosome 1, fAloSap1.pri, whole genome shotgun sequence genomic DNA includes:
- the pccb gene encoding propionyl-CoA carboxylase beta chain, mitochondrial, which translates to MAALTAVRCSRGLLNGLKVSFQTLTHVNHGVAAATTSNILRHSRYYSVGHLTVQERIEKKRNAALVGGGQMRIDAQHKRGKLTARERVELLLDPDSFVEYDMFVEHRCSDFGMEADRNKFPGDSVVTGQGRINGRLVYVFSQDFTVFGGSLSGAHAQKICKIMDQAMMVGAPVIGLNDSGGARIQEGVESLAGYADIFLRNVMASGVVPQISLIMGPCAGGAVYSPALTDFTFMVKDTSYLFITGPDVVKSVTNEDVTQEELGGAKTHTAVSGVAHKAFENDIDALLNLRDFFNFLPLSNKDPSPVMECHDPSDRLVPGLDTIVPFETTKAYDMLDIVQAIVDEREFFEIMPNYAKNIVVGFARMNGRTVGIVGNQPKVASGCLDINSSVKGARFVRFCDAFNIPIITFVDVPGFLPGTAQEYGGIIRHGAKLLYAFAEATVPKITIITRKAYGGAYDVMSSKHLRGDLNYAWPSAEVAVMGAKGAVQIIFRGKENQAEAEAEYVETFANPFPAAVRGFVDDIIQPSTTRKRICRDLEVLASKKQSNPWKKHANIPL; encoded by the exons ATGGCGGCGCTCACGGCTGTACGGTGCTCCCGAGGGTTGCTGAATGGCTTGAAAGTTTCATTTCAGACATTGACACACGTGAACCATGGGGTAGCTGCAGCCACCACATCAAATATCTTGCGGCATTCAAGATATTATTCTGTAGGTCATCTCACGGTTCAAGAGCGCATAGAAAAGAAACGGAATGCAGCGCTCGTTGGAGGAGGTCAGATGAGAATAGATGCACAACACAAAAGG GGTAAAttgacagcaagagagagagtcgAACTGCTGTTAGATCCTGACTCTTTCGTCGAATATGACATGTTTGTCGAACACAGATGCTCGGATTTCGGGATGGAGGCAGATCGCAATAAG TTCCCGGGTGACAGTGTCGTTACTGGACAGGGCAGGATCAATGGCAGACTGGTGTACGTATTTAGTCAG GATTTCACAGTGTTTGGAGGAAGTCTCTCAGGAGCTCATGCCCAAAAGATCTGTAAG ATCATGGACCAGGCGATGATGGTGGGTGCCCCGGTGATTGGCCTTAATGACTCAGGAGGAGCCCGCATTCAAGAGGGAGTGGAGTCTCTGGCTGGATATGCAGACATTTTCCTG AGGAATGTGATGGCTTCAGGTGTAGTCCCTCAGATCTCCCTCATCATGGGTCCTTGTGCTGGAGGTGCTGTCTATTCACCTGCGCTGACCGATTTCACTTTCATGGTGAAG GACACGTCATATCTGTTCATTACGGGCCCAGATGTAGTGAAGTCAGTGACCAATGAGGATGTGACCCAGGAGGAGCTTGGAGGAGCAAAGACGCACACTGCTGTGTCCG GTGTTGCTCACAAGGCCTTTGAGAATGATATAGATGCACTCCTGAACCTTAGGGACTTCTTTAACTTCCTCCCTTTGAGCAACAAAGACCCATCTCCTGTCATGGAATGTCACGACCCCAG TGATCGTCTTGTTCCTGGCCTTGATACAATTGTTCCCTTTGAAACCACTAAAGCCTATGACATGCTGGATATCGTTCAGGCA ATTGTGGACGAAAGAGAATTTTTTGAAATCATGCCAAACTACGCCAAAAACATTGTTGTGGGGTTTGCCAGGATGAATGGCCGCACCGTGGGCATTGTGGGTAACCAGCCTAAGGTGGCTTCAG GCTGTCTGGATATCAACTCCTCAGTGAAAGGGGCTCGCTTTGTTCGTTTTTGTGATGCCTTCAACATTCCAATTATTACCTTTGTGGATGTGCCTGGATTTTTGCCAG GCACCGCTCAGGAATATGGAGGCATTATCAGACATGGGGCGAAGCTGCTTTATGCATTCGCAGAGGCAACCGTTCCCAAAATCACCATCATCACAAGAAAG GCCTATGGAGGGGCATATGACGTCATGAGCTCCAAACATCTCCGAGGGGACTTGAACTACGCCTGGCCATCTGCCGAAGTTGCTGTCATGGGTGCCAAG GGTGCTGTGCAGATCATCTTCAGGGGCAAGGAGAACCAGGCGGAGGCTGAAGCCGAGTATGTGGAGACGTTTGCCAACCCATTCCCTGCCGCTGTCAGAG GTTTTGTTGATGACATTATTCAGCCCTCAACAACCAGAAAGAGAATCTGCCGAGACCTGGAGGTCCTGGCCAGTAAGAAGCAAAGCAACCCCTGGAAAAAACATGCCAACATTCCCTTGTAA